Part of the Chanodichthys erythropterus isolate Z2021 chromosome 13, ASM2448905v1, whole genome shotgun sequence genome is shown below.
CACATagtttttattgtcttttttggggcataagaacaatttttttattaaatccttttatcatttatcaatGCCTGGTCTGTCTCAGGTACGCTGGTCACATGATTTGCTTCAAGTTTTCAGTGATCTATTAGTAAGCCTGATCTAAATCCAACATGGCTGCCAGTTGTGGAGAACATTCAGATTTTGAAGtagataattatatattaaacttacttttcttttggaaaaaaaattatattactgcTAACATTAATTCTGATCATTGTCTTAGGgtgctgaagaaaaaaaaattgtcatatgttgtttatgttgttatttaGCACGTTTTGAAATTAATGTGACTCCTGAGTCACGTTGCCTGTTTAGGGTATAAAAAAGGGATTAACCCTAAGAGTGGAAAAGTCTAAGGTAACCATATTAAAAAAACTGTTGCTCCCTTTTTTGAGAATATACGTAACACTACACTAaatttaaatggttgtaatttaagaatgttttagacataagtttggtcttgtttttttttaaaaaaagaaaaagtaacttcaaaaaatgattatatttactGCAAATCAAATGTACTCTACAGTctagtccaaaagtttggaaccactaagatttttaatgtttttaaaagaagtttcgtctgctcaccaaggctacatttatttaattaaaaatacagtaaaaaacagtaatattgtgaaatattattacaatttaaaataattgttttctatttgaatatatttcacaaagtaatttattcctgtgatgcaaagctgaattttcagcatcattactccagtcttcagtgtcacatgatccttcagaaatcattctaatatgctgatctgctgctcaagaaacatttaatgtgtacaattgtacaaaatatttgtgtacaatattttttttcaggattatttgatgaatagaaagttgaaaagaacagtgtttatctgaaatctaatcttttgtaacattataaatgtctttactgccacttttgattgaattaatgcatccttgctgaataaaagtattaatttctttaatttcttttcaaaaaaataaaaataaaaattcttactgaccccaaacttttgaacggtagtgtataatgctacagaagctttgtatttcagataaatgctgttcttttgaactttctattcatcaaggaatcctgaaaaaataagtacacaactgttttcaacattgaaaataatcataaatgtttcttgagcagcaaatcagcatattagaatgatttctgaaggatcaggtgacactgaagactggagtaatgatgctgaaaattcagctttgatcacaggaataaattactttgtcaaatatatttaaatagtacacagttattttaaattgtaataatatttcacaatattactgttttttaccgtattttaattaaataaatgtagccttggtgagcagacgaaacttcttttaaaaacattaaaaatcttagtggttccaaacgtttggactgtactgtaaatattttatataaaatgtatattttacaaaataatttttactctaAAATTACTATCAAATCAAAGTCATATGTCTAACCAATTTGTGTTCTTAATATCACAAAATGTAACTTCCCATTAGATTTTTAGGCGTTGTACCAAAAATAGCCActgggtgtttttttaatgcattctcCTGTATCAAATTTATACATTTCAGTCTCAATATCAAAAAACAGTTGGCAGATGGGACCGTGAGACTCAGAACTTTCCAATGATATgtgttttgtcaagattagaattttttttttttatatagtagTTCAAATAAATTTTGTAATACAAAACCTGACACCACCCACTAGGTGAGGAGCTtgctaaaagaaattaaagtaccATTTTTATGGTAAAGCAAGGTCCGATTTCAAAATGGTTTTCACAGGCTGAATCTTGAGTTCGTAAGCTTTTGAATGATATATAATTTGTCAACATTACATCAGGTAAAGTATAGGATATAATTGTTTTAAGCATGCAGTGGCAAGTAGGCCAGTAACAGTTAACAGATTAATGACTTGGTCCTTTTTTTATACCCTAATCAGGCAACGTGACCTGGGAGTCACAACTCATAACGCTatgcgtctgttttcatttatacttctgcgtcgttgTGCGCGTCGACGTGCATGCAGACCACTAGGAGGCGGTGTCCGCGGTCATGTTGATTATCAAAACAAAAgccgaagaagaagcagctcgtcatgtacgttgtcagagaagcttacaAACAGAAACGGCAGAGAAGCTGCAAATAGGTAATGACTTTTGTTGCATGTCGACTTAATGTGTTCtctgaaacttttgtttttcattCATAGTGAAGTTGAAAGTGTTCGCTCTTCTCCGAGTGCTCCgcgccagtttttttttttttgacccgAGGGAGGGGTTCTAGCAGATTGTAGAATTGAcgcgttgttacatttttgaagaggtgcacgTCAGGCTACGTCGTAGGCTACGCGTGCTACGCACAGCCTACGCCGTTGCTGCGACGTACactcgacgcagaagtataaatcagcctttagcCTATTCTGTATTGGTCTGCAAATAATCAAATGGTTCATTTTATTACCCAAACATACACCATTAAACTtcaataaactaaaatatcaaTTTAAGTTACTgtttattcataaaaaataccatagtcttaaaaaataaagaaaaacaatgtttttatgaaatgtagtggagtaaaaagtacaataTTATGCCTTTGAATGTAGAGAagtaaaagtttaacaaaataaaaataattacatacaGATGCAAAATGAtgcagatgaaaaatgtacttaagtacagtaaaaTACTTTGTTATGGTCCACCATTGAGTAATATTAACCTTctaaaagagattttttttttttatatttttttcttaatttatattgttttaattttcaatattcaatcattatattttacattaagaaaaaaaataatactaattTGGCATGACatgcatgacatggaggcgccggtgcGATCGCttgcatttaacttaaaatactcagtaATTTTTTGTCAGATAAGAATAATCCAACATTCAAAACTGTAAATGGTTTGCTTTTATTCCTGTAAACtcataataacaacaaaacattgtgcttttataaaaataacgaaaacaaacaggatgtcGCTTTCTGTCGTCTCGGTCTCAGGTAAACTTGAGCAcgtcacaaaaatgaaccgaaactcagcataTACTTGCCTCACAAATAagagatatatatttttatggaattaaaatctaaaacaaatattctcagattatgtaatccgTATGAAAAATGCATATAGCGCTGATTAGGCTTTGTATTATATCGGCAattaaaggctcattattatgatggtttattaacataaacatgcGATTATTCGACTGATAACTTAAATGAATGActtctagtcgactagaaaagtCTTTAGTCGAGGGCAGCCCTGGGATTCACGATAGCAGCTGGTAAACAGTGATTTATTCTACTCATGACAGATGCACAGGCCTCTATATTTTAGTTTTGGCTTTTGCATGGGTGGTTTGTGAGTGGTTAATTTAGGGGtcgtttacacaacaacagtgttttggggggcatgaaaatgcaaacttttgaaaaagggtttcaaagtgcaagtttttgtaAACAATGCCCTTATCGTCTCTGTGTAAAAACGCAAACTGACGTTGTgcatattacgtgttcagtctgtAGGCGTGTCATTTACAAGAAAATCAAaagacatcgccatctactggcctggcagcagaatacagtttTTCAGTCGTTTTCAGGGATCCGTGTGAAaggggattgttttgacaacaGTGTCGTCTGTACGTGgaaaacgcaaaggaaaaacttttacgattttagtacatcattgtcatgtaaatgtgcCCTTAGATTAATTTATCTTctgtttaaatgtaaatgtaaattccaACAATATATAATGATATGGTTCCTAAGCCTCTATATCATAATAATGTGTGCTTCGAGAGGCGCTCAAGATCTTCTGGACTGTATTTGAATATGTTTATTACAGAGAGTAGAATAATCCCCTTAACAGCACCCTTAATATTAAGCAGTGAAGGTGTGAAATCTGAAACCTGAGAAGGTTCAGATAATCCTCCAATCAGAGAGAGGCAGATGGTGTTTTACTGACCTGATCAGCAGACATCTAAAGCTCACTCTCTCTGCACAGGAACAATGCAGTAGAATTGTTGAGGTCCAGTATCATGAATCATTTTGACCATATATTGGAAACCTACACACAGGACTATTGCAAGCAAGTCAAATCAAAAGCGAGTGAAGCACCCAATGGAGCATGTGGCCCTTTTAAGTTGCTTTTGTCATATCTCACCTAGGGTGATGAGGCAGACGATCTTCCAGGAGAGCAAGTGAGCGAGGAGCAATTTACAGATGAGCATGGCAACATCGTCACCAAAAAGGTCAGCAGACTCATCCTGCTTTTTTTCCTGCAGCAAAGTCATTTACCAATCACTGGCATGTAAAATCCATCTCAAACCATCTCAGTAATCATTTTGATTATCTTTGCAAATTGAAATGATTCAGTGTTCAGCTGTGCTGGGTTGGGTTTgttgctctgttccaaaacctaatGAGCTGCCCATGTAGACAGCATTTAATGCATCCTGATGTGACAGTTGTGTTCAAATGTTGCCAACCACAGTTAGACCAAATTCTAAAGTAGCATCTCATGTATCCTTCTCAGAGAAGACAATCCCAGAATACATTCTGACAAatgtaaaattgtgaaagaaatCCATCCAAGATTGTGTAGAGTGAAATGTCTAAtaggaaacttaaaaaaaaaaaaaaaaaaatgttaagtaTACCTTCTGTAAGTCATTCGTTCATAAGGTTGGTCTGGACCACTCTTAGCTATCTTAGCTATATCACTGTTGACAGTCTATGCGAATATAATTCTGAAGTTGTAATACACCCAGTGTTCAATTAGGATAAATGGCAACTCTGAATTGCGGTGCAAACTCATCGCGCAACAAAACATTCACTTCCACATTATACAGTCGGAATAATATCATAAAATTCATGAtatagttaacaagtttgtgaatattttgaattaaaaaggATAAACGAAATAAACGCGATACCTACATATCTGTCAGCTGCATGATGCGTCTCCAAGCAATTAATACGTtctaaaataatgttctaaaataaCAGTCGCCTGGAACTCACACTAGAATATAGACAAATTACAATATAAATTTTGCaatttggattatttttataaGATCCCATGAGTCCTGATAAATGCAAGTTCTACTTCTGAAGTCCTTGTTTTATAAAGAACACCGCTTTTTCACATAATGCAGTGAAGCAGCCCTGCATAGAGTGAATTATCGATTCTCGAGCCATCAATATCAACCAGTTCAGTTGCATTTAACTTAGATCAGTCAATCtctatatttttttcctcttttggaAAGTCATAGAGACTCTATTGTggacttttacttttactattAGAGAAAATCAGAatgcaaaaattatatttgcatatatattatattttgtagtTTCCGCTCACCACGATAGAAGGAACTaactatgatgactttcacttCTGAGAACTCTGGAAATGTAAAAAGTCTGAactttatgaattaaaaaaaaagttcagttaATTATTTTACCCAATAATTGTGCGTACTATGTATTTGTTATGATTATTAGTGTAAACTCAAAAAAATATGCTTAAATTTAAGATTTATGCGTTtgaattacatatttttaaataaaaaaaataataaataaattcaatttgatgcatgaaacaagaaacaggtaACATTTCTGGATTCAAAAATAGAATAGCAGAGCTTAATATGAactatttgcatttattttatgtaatttatataataatattatcaaaattaattttgcattttttgctCCAGCATAAATCTATTCATtgtgaaaatgtattttggtAAAAAGTGTGATCATAGTTACGGCTAGCTGTATGACAAGCAATATGAAGTTGAAATGATAATGAAACAAATttggtttatatataaatatacaaaatatataaatctgGTGATTGtgtatttaaaacacattcagtTTATTACTACTATTACAGATTTCTCAAATATTTCATTTATGTATTACTGACATATATATGCATCACATTAACTTTATCAGTTTATGTAAAAACCATGTAATTCAAACGAATgtcatttttatatgcaatttaaatatataaatcataaatctacttttttaaatgttttatgttgTCAGCCTAGCAACATGCCCTTCAAATTCTTGTGGAGtttcccttaaagggatagttcacccaaacattttaattatgccatcatttattcacttgttccaaacctgtatgagtttctttcttctgttgaacacaaaagatgatattttgaagaatgtctgaaatcaaacagttgatggaccccatttgttttctccatactatggaaatcaatggggtccatcaactgtttggttacccatattcttcaaaatatcttcttctatgttcagcagaagaaaaaaaactcatACGGGTTTgtaacaacttgagggtgagtaaatgatgacagaattttcatttttggggtgaactatccctttaaatgtaaagttAGTTGACTCTTCTGTACCAGTTATGTGCTGCATGTGAGATTTTCTGTCCACATAAAGTGCTTTAAATCATTTCAGTAATGACGGCAGTAGACAGCAAGGCAGCTCACAACATTTTGGAACAGttcttaaagtcaacatgaagtAAACATTTTCAGTATTTCAGAGGCGGCTGACAAAGAAACGTACCATCATGTCGAGATGTTCATGAACTTGACCATCAGTTTCCATGTTGACTTTAAGTGCAACTTTAAAGTACACGTTTCCTTTGAAAGTCGTTACTTTTGCATGTTTCTTACATTGTTTCTCATCTCTCACCTTGACTATCTGTTTCCATCTCTTCTTCTCCTGCACCCTCTTCTCACCCACCGATTCTCCATGATCTCATCCATCTGTGCACGTGGCTGACGTAGATTGTGAGGAAGGTGGTCCGGAGAGGAAAAGGGGATGAAGGGGTTCAGGAGCTCATCATAGAAGGGCTTCCGCAGGATATCAGTGAGCCAGACGTTGATGGAGAACAGTACATGAGCTATGCCGTCCTGGGCCGGGACAGCAAGGTGGGCTTTTGAGTTAGCAGggctggtcccactttatattaagtttctatttattaacatttaaattaatcatttgattataataatactatgcacttattgtgtacatacatgtttttacattgtacactctaaaatgctgggttaaaaacaataaaagttgggttaaatgtttgcccaacatgctagagccaacaataataatcaaaaggtgaacatttattaataagcaatttaataaatgtttattatttaaatgttaaacatattaataaatgttcatttccaacctattttgggttcattttaagcaagcaatacagtaatttttaaacaatagttgagttaaataaaactatccagCAGGATGGGCAagcatttaacccaaccgcggggttaaaacaacccaatcgctgggtttgtccatttttaacccaacttaggttgttttcaacccagcattttttagagtatagGTTCAGATGTAAGGGAAGGGTCGACAATGTAgttatagatgtaattacagaaattgtAAATAtgagtacactctaaaaaatgctgggttaaaaacaatccaagttgggttaaaaatggacaaacccagcgattgggttgttttgaccctgTGGTTGGGTAAAATGCTTGCCCATCCTGCTGGATAGTTTTAtataactcaactattgtttaaaaatgactgtattgctcgcttaaaatgtaaccaaaatatgtttgaaattaacatttattaataagtttaatgaattataattaaacaataaacattttttacatttcttattaaCAAATactcaccttttgattattattgttgtctctagtaattatgtgtccgatttttaatttccaacctattttcggttcattttaagccagacatacagtaatttttaattaaataaataaaactgtccagcatgttgggcaaacatttaacacaaacactggcttaaaacaacccaacttgggtagtttttaacccagcattttttagtgtaaacTTAAACCTATCCATACCCGTATTTCATACCCGTATCTCACCTCAATACatcaacacaataagtacactgtaagaacatagtagttaaagacacctgaTATAAAGTGTGACCGCTGGGCTTGTTGCAGCAGGACTGATAGGATGCAAAGTGCTAGATGCTCTAATATAGTGAAGGCTCAGTAGACCAGGAAAACaccaaatacataaatacatacttttttcttgcattatAGATCTTATAGAAGATGCAGCCTTTACATGTGATCCACATAAGACTGAAGATTATAATGTATCTGCAAGAATGTGCCATgaatcatttaaaggtgcagaaATTAAAGAGGTCACTGAGGAAAAGGCCTTTTGAGTGGAAGAAATTGAGAATGAAAATGTCGTGGCAAGTGTCAGACGACAATATATGCTCTGGATAATGTGAGAAACTTGTAAGCCTGTAGATACACTTttgaaattttattaaaattgtcAGCTCTTGAACAATGTTCAAGAACAATGTTCAACTTTATTATAACTGTCCTTTATATCATAAATATTTAGGGAAAAAGTGATGGCTTAATATCATTTTAGGTAACTCTGGTCAGAATTGAATTGGTAATCATATCATTGGAGTTTAGTGTT
Proteins encoded:
- the ank1a gene encoding ankyrin-1a isoform X17, which produces MWALVTELLFSFVLLAFMVISCQNVLHIASSSVRSVLAYIHTQLDRELGENEGVSDEEENVTTRVVRRRVILKGDEADDLPGEQVSEEQFTDEHGNIVTKKIVRKVVRRGKGDEGVQELIIEGLPQDISEPDVDGEQYMSYAVLGRDSKVGF